One segment of Ipomoea triloba cultivar NCNSP0323 chromosome 12, ASM357664v1 DNA contains the following:
- the LOC115998578 gene encoding nucleolar MIF4G domain-containing protein 1-like isoform X2, giving the protein MDEDNRSRRDRRKEARLAKNKKKFDSWLQHHHKSLPVLKSKHAKIQQGIVGPKSSEAMCKDSDSEAEHNIELSPVVENTEAKTNNLKRKCDLSSNTTFNEYLEMEMTGRVNSAEDDMRLERKLAKKLRVKDGKLSGDDINMLLEGIPFVLNSVGEVQEFPKGKKSHTYTKKKLVDVDVNVVGEVVDKRVRKSDSISASCCDDYNHIEEFDGLKELDKPKKKKTKFEKYLELENDTISAEEDLALEKKLAKKLKIKGGKLNRDDDGINTLFDGIPSALELFEGEKLQGPRKVLDETLHRKSKSLKSVKQKQVIEGEQDQDQVSVKTTDKALRTSYPATSSGIEVGLGKLLSAQSAFGGNTKYIAPHLRSHMGNESQHHAQIRRRVRGLLNRLSESNVESITGDMSTIFHTVDCSLRSLIIIEEVLASCSGGPRGNEQYAAVFASFVAGMASLVGIDFSAKLLASLARNFEDEYLKEDTMSLRNLTLLFSYLYTFGVFSSDLMYDFLVILSKRLTEADVSTILAVLQSCGMKLRGDDPVGMKNFIISIQNRVNELKTLSRDAQSSLDSKRMEFMLETICDIKNNKKRPKEETMQLTRIKKWLQKLRVDDILLRGLRWSKLLDPDKRGQWWLCGDFNVNSNQNNIREVANTIDMEVVETQKMLQLAATQRMNTDVRRAIFCVIMSGEDYIDAFEKLLRLDLPGKQDREIMRVLLECCLQEKVFNKYYCALTSKLCSHDKNHKFTLQYCLWDHFKEVESMELMRSMHLSKFVAEMLASYTLSLSVLKVVDLGDVTQLTPKRIMHFRMLFEAIFEFPDKLVWNIFTRIALPEHESLCNGIVIFVREYVANGHKSLAGKFKIAKKAINNVEGVLM; this is encoded by the exons ATGG ATGAAGATAATAGATCTAGAAGAGATCGCAGGAAGGAAGCTCGTTTAgcgaagaacaagaagaagttTGATTCATGGCTTCAACATCATCAT AAATCATTGCCAGTTTTGAAGTCAAAGCATGCAAAAATACAGCAGGGGATTGTAGGCCCAAAAAGTAGTGAGGCTATGTGCAAGGATTCTGATAGTGAAGCAGAACATAACATTGAGCTTTCTCCAGTAGTGGAAAACACAGAAGCTAAGACAAACAATTTGAAAAGGAAATGTGACTTAAGTTCAAACACAACGTTCAATGAATATCTGGAAATGGAGATGACAGGAAGGGTTAATTCTGCAGAGGATGATATGAGACTGGAAAGGAAACTTGCAAAGAAACTCAGAGTCAAGGATGGGAAActgagtggtgatgatattaaTATGTTACTTGAAGGAATTCCGTTTGTTCTTAACTCTGTTGGTGAAGTACAAGAATTTCCAAAGGGTAAAAAGAGTCACACTTACACGAAGAAGAAATTAGTGGATGTGGATGTGAATGTAGTGGGTGAAGTAGTTGATAAAAGGGTTAGAAAATCTGATTCTATATCTGCTAGCTGCTGCGATGACTATAATCATATAGAGGAATTTGACGGGTTAAAAGAATTGGATaagccaaaaaagaaaaaaacaaaatttgaaaagTACCTTGAATTGGAAAATGACACAATTTCAGCTGAGGAGGATCTTGCTTTGGAGAAAAAGCTTGCGAAGAAGCTCAAGATTAAGGGAGGAAAATTAAATCGAGATGATGATGGTATTAATACGTTATTTGATGGCATTCCTTCTGCTCTTGAATTGTTTGAGGGTGAAAAACTCCAAGGTCCTCGAAAGGTTTTGGATGAAACATTGCATAGAAAATCTAAAAGCTTGAAGTCAGTCAAGCAAAAGCAAGTCATAGAAGGAGAGCAAGATCAGGATCAGGTGTCTGTAAAGACAACTGATAAAGCACTTAGAACATCTTACCCAGCAACATCTTCAGGTATTGAGGTGGGACTGGGAAAACTTCTTTCTGCTCAATCTGCATTTGGaggaaatacaaaatatattgccCCACACTTGAGATCTCATATGGGAAATGAATCACAGCACCATGCTCAAATTCGTAGACGAGTCCGAG GTCTTTTGAATAGGCTCTCTGAATCTAATGTGGAATCAATCACTGGTGATATGTCTACAATCTTCCAT ACAGTTGATTGCAGTCTTCgttcattaattataattgaagagGTTTTGGCATCATGTTCCGGAGGTCCACGTGGCAATGAACA ATATGCAGCAGTATTTGCATCTTTTGTTGCTGGCATGGCTAGCTTAGTTGGTATTGACTTCAGTGCCAAGCTTCTAGCTTCTCTGGCAAGAAATTTTGAG GATGAGTACCTGAAAGAAGACACTATGTCATTGCGGAATCTGACTCTTCTATTTTCATATTTGTACACATTTGGCGTTTTCTCTAG TGACTTAATGTATGACTTCTTGGTAATTCTGAGTAAGAGACTGACAGAAGCTGATGTTTCTACAATTTTGGCAGTCTTACAAT CTTGTGGTATGAAATTGAGAGGTGAtgatcctgttggtatgaagaattttataattagCATTCAGAACAGGGTTAATGAATTGAAGACCTTATCTAGAGATGCACAATCCAGTCTTGACAGCAAAAGG ATGGAGTTCATGCTTGAGACAATATGTGatataaaaaacaataagaagAGGCCCAAGGAGGAAACCATGCAGCTTACCCGAATAAAAAAATGGCTACAGAAG CTCAGAGTGGATGATATTCTACTTCGAGGATTAAGGTGGAGCAAGCTTCTTGATCCAGATAAGAGAGGTCAGTGGTGGTTGTGTGGGGATTTCAATGTGAATTCTAATCAAAACAATATTAGGGAGGTTGCAAACACAATTGACATGGAGGTCGTTGAGACTCAAAAAATGCTCCAGCTTGCTGCCACACAGAGGATGAACACAGATGTGAGGAGAGCAATTTTCTGTGTAATAATGAGCGGTGAGGACTACATTGATGCATTTGAGAAGCTTCTAAGATTGGACTTGCCTGGGAAGCAG GATAGGGAGATAATGCGAGTTCTGTTAGAATGTTGCTTACAGGAGAAAGTATTTAATAAGTATTATTGTGCACTAACATCTAAGTTATGCAGCCACGATAAGAACCATAAGTTCACTCTGCAG TATTGCCTTTGGGACCATTTCAAGGAAGTGGAGTCGATGGAACTGATGAGATCAATGCACCTCTCAAAATTCGTTGCAGAGATGCTCGCATCTTATACTCTTTCCCTTTCGGTCTTAAAGGTGGTTGATCTAGGTGATGTCACACAATTAACTCCAAAAAGGATTATGCATTTCCGGATGCTTTTCGAAGCCATCTTTGAGTTCCCAGATAAACTTGTATGGAACATTTTTACTCGAATTGCTTTGCCAGAGCATGAGTCCCTTTGTAACGGGATTGTCATCTTTGTACGAGAATATGTTGCAAATGGTCACAAGTCTCTAGCAGGTAAATTCAAGATTGCTAAGAAGGCCATTAACAATGTTGAAGGAGTACTAATGTGA
- the LOC115998578 gene encoding nucleolar MIF4G domain-containing protein 1-like isoform X1 — MADEDNRSRRDRRKEARLAKNKKKFDSWLQHHHKSLPVLKSKHAKIQQGIVGPKSSEAMCKDSDSEAEHNIELSPVVENTEAKTNNLKRKCDLSSNTTFNEYLEMEMTGRVNSAEDDMRLERKLAKKLRVKDGKLSGDDINMLLEGIPFVLNSVGEVQEFPKGKKSHTYTKKKLVDVDVNVVGEVVDKRVRKSDSISASCCDDYNHIEEFDGLKELDKPKKKKTKFEKYLELENDTISAEEDLALEKKLAKKLKIKGGKLNRDDDGINTLFDGIPSALELFEGEKLQGPRKVLDETLHRKSKSLKSVKQKQVIEGEQDQDQVSVKTTDKALRTSYPATSSGIEVGLGKLLSAQSAFGGNTKYIAPHLRSHMGNESQHHAQIRRRVRGLLNRLSESNVESITGDMSTIFHTVDCSLRSLIIIEEVLASCSGGPRGNEQYAAVFASFVAGMASLVGIDFSAKLLASLARNFEDEYLKEDTMSLRNLTLLFSYLYTFGVFSSDLMYDFLVILSKRLTEADVSTILAVLQSCGMKLRGDDPVGMKNFIISIQNRVNELKTLSRDAQSSLDSKRMEFMLETICDIKNNKKRPKEETMQLTRIKKWLQKLRVDDILLRGLRWSKLLDPDKRGQWWLCGDFNVNSNQNNIREVANTIDMEVVETQKMLQLAATQRMNTDVRRAIFCVIMSGEDYIDAFEKLLRLDLPGKQDREIMRVLLECCLQEKVFNKYYCALTSKLCSHDKNHKFTLQYCLWDHFKEVESMELMRSMHLSKFVAEMLASYTLSLSVLKVVDLGDVTQLTPKRIMHFRMLFEAIFEFPDKLVWNIFTRIALPEHESLCNGIVIFVREYVANGHKSLAGKFKIAKKAINNVEGVLM; from the exons ATGG CAGATGAAGATAATAGATCTAGAAGAGATCGCAGGAAGGAAGCTCGTTTAgcgaagaacaagaagaagttTGATTCATGGCTTCAACATCATCAT AAATCATTGCCAGTTTTGAAGTCAAAGCATGCAAAAATACAGCAGGGGATTGTAGGCCCAAAAAGTAGTGAGGCTATGTGCAAGGATTCTGATAGTGAAGCAGAACATAACATTGAGCTTTCTCCAGTAGTGGAAAACACAGAAGCTAAGACAAACAATTTGAAAAGGAAATGTGACTTAAGTTCAAACACAACGTTCAATGAATATCTGGAAATGGAGATGACAGGAAGGGTTAATTCTGCAGAGGATGATATGAGACTGGAAAGGAAACTTGCAAAGAAACTCAGAGTCAAGGATGGGAAActgagtggtgatgatattaaTATGTTACTTGAAGGAATTCCGTTTGTTCTTAACTCTGTTGGTGAAGTACAAGAATTTCCAAAGGGTAAAAAGAGTCACACTTACACGAAGAAGAAATTAGTGGATGTGGATGTGAATGTAGTGGGTGAAGTAGTTGATAAAAGGGTTAGAAAATCTGATTCTATATCTGCTAGCTGCTGCGATGACTATAATCATATAGAGGAATTTGACGGGTTAAAAGAATTGGATaagccaaaaaagaaaaaaacaaaatttgaaaagTACCTTGAATTGGAAAATGACACAATTTCAGCTGAGGAGGATCTTGCTTTGGAGAAAAAGCTTGCGAAGAAGCTCAAGATTAAGGGAGGAAAATTAAATCGAGATGATGATGGTATTAATACGTTATTTGATGGCATTCCTTCTGCTCTTGAATTGTTTGAGGGTGAAAAACTCCAAGGTCCTCGAAAGGTTTTGGATGAAACATTGCATAGAAAATCTAAAAGCTTGAAGTCAGTCAAGCAAAAGCAAGTCATAGAAGGAGAGCAAGATCAGGATCAGGTGTCTGTAAAGACAACTGATAAAGCACTTAGAACATCTTACCCAGCAACATCTTCAGGTATTGAGGTGGGACTGGGAAAACTTCTTTCTGCTCAATCTGCATTTGGaggaaatacaaaatatattgccCCACACTTGAGATCTCATATGGGAAATGAATCACAGCACCATGCTCAAATTCGTAGACGAGTCCGAG GTCTTTTGAATAGGCTCTCTGAATCTAATGTGGAATCAATCACTGGTGATATGTCTACAATCTTCCAT ACAGTTGATTGCAGTCTTCgttcattaattataattgaagagGTTTTGGCATCATGTTCCGGAGGTCCACGTGGCAATGAACA ATATGCAGCAGTATTTGCATCTTTTGTTGCTGGCATGGCTAGCTTAGTTGGTATTGACTTCAGTGCCAAGCTTCTAGCTTCTCTGGCAAGAAATTTTGAG GATGAGTACCTGAAAGAAGACACTATGTCATTGCGGAATCTGACTCTTCTATTTTCATATTTGTACACATTTGGCGTTTTCTCTAG TGACTTAATGTATGACTTCTTGGTAATTCTGAGTAAGAGACTGACAGAAGCTGATGTTTCTACAATTTTGGCAGTCTTACAAT CTTGTGGTATGAAATTGAGAGGTGAtgatcctgttggtatgaagaattttataattagCATTCAGAACAGGGTTAATGAATTGAAGACCTTATCTAGAGATGCACAATCCAGTCTTGACAGCAAAAGG ATGGAGTTCATGCTTGAGACAATATGTGatataaaaaacaataagaagAGGCCCAAGGAGGAAACCATGCAGCTTACCCGAATAAAAAAATGGCTACAGAAG CTCAGAGTGGATGATATTCTACTTCGAGGATTAAGGTGGAGCAAGCTTCTTGATCCAGATAAGAGAGGTCAGTGGTGGTTGTGTGGGGATTTCAATGTGAATTCTAATCAAAACAATATTAGGGAGGTTGCAAACACAATTGACATGGAGGTCGTTGAGACTCAAAAAATGCTCCAGCTTGCTGCCACACAGAGGATGAACACAGATGTGAGGAGAGCAATTTTCTGTGTAATAATGAGCGGTGAGGACTACATTGATGCATTTGAGAAGCTTCTAAGATTGGACTTGCCTGGGAAGCAG GATAGGGAGATAATGCGAGTTCTGTTAGAATGTTGCTTACAGGAGAAAGTATTTAATAAGTATTATTGTGCACTAACATCTAAGTTATGCAGCCACGATAAGAACCATAAGTTCACTCTGCAG TATTGCCTTTGGGACCATTTCAAGGAAGTGGAGTCGATGGAACTGATGAGATCAATGCACCTCTCAAAATTCGTTGCAGAGATGCTCGCATCTTATACTCTTTCCCTTTCGGTCTTAAAGGTGGTTGATCTAGGTGATGTCACACAATTAACTCCAAAAAGGATTATGCATTTCCGGATGCTTTTCGAAGCCATCTTTGAGTTCCCAGATAAACTTGTATGGAACATTTTTACTCGAATTGCTTTGCCAGAGCATGAGTCCCTTTGTAACGGGATTGTCATCTTTGTACGAGAATATGTTGCAAATGGTCACAAGTCTCTAGCAGGTAAATTCAAGATTGCTAAGAAGGCCATTAACAATGTTGAAGGAGTACTAATGTGA
- the LOC115998578 gene encoding nucleolar MIF4G domain-containing protein 1-like isoform X3: protein MCKDSDSEAEHNIELSPVVENTEAKTNNLKRKCDLSSNTTFNEYLEMEMTGRVNSAEDDMRLERKLAKKLRVKDGKLSGDDINMLLEGIPFVLNSVGEVQEFPKGKKSHTYTKKKLVDVDVNVVGEVVDKRVRKSDSISASCCDDYNHIEEFDGLKELDKPKKKKTKFEKYLELENDTISAEEDLALEKKLAKKLKIKGGKLNRDDDGINTLFDGIPSALELFEGEKLQGPRKVLDETLHRKSKSLKSVKQKQVIEGEQDQDQVSVKTTDKALRTSYPATSSGIEVGLGKLLSAQSAFGGNTKYIAPHLRSHMGNESQHHAQIRRRVRGLLNRLSESNVESITGDMSTIFHTVDCSLRSLIIIEEVLASCSGGPRGNEQYAAVFASFVAGMASLVGIDFSAKLLASLARNFEDEYLKEDTMSLRNLTLLFSYLYTFGVFSSDLMYDFLVILSKRLTEADVSTILAVLQSCGMKLRGDDPVGMKNFIISIQNRVNELKTLSRDAQSSLDSKRMEFMLETICDIKNNKKRPKEETMQLTRIKKWLQKLRVDDILLRGLRWSKLLDPDKRGQWWLCGDFNVNSNQNNIREVANTIDMEVVETQKMLQLAATQRMNTDVRRAIFCVIMSGEDYIDAFEKLLRLDLPGKQDREIMRVLLECCLQEKVFNKYYCALTSKLCSHDKNHKFTLQYCLWDHFKEVESMELMRSMHLSKFVAEMLASYTLSLSVLKVVDLGDVTQLTPKRIMHFRMLFEAIFEFPDKLVWNIFTRIALPEHESLCNGIVIFVREYVANGHKSLAGKFKIAKKAINNVEGVLM, encoded by the exons ATGTGCAAGGATTCTGATAGTGAAGCAGAACATAACATTGAGCTTTCTCCAGTAGTGGAAAACACAGAAGCTAAGACAAACAATTTGAAAAGGAAATGTGACTTAAGTTCAAACACAACGTTCAATGAATATCTGGAAATGGAGATGACAGGAAGGGTTAATTCTGCAGAGGATGATATGAGACTGGAAAGGAAACTTGCAAAGAAACTCAGAGTCAAGGATGGGAAActgagtggtgatgatattaaTATGTTACTTGAAGGAATTCCGTTTGTTCTTAACTCTGTTGGTGAAGTACAAGAATTTCCAAAGGGTAAAAAGAGTCACACTTACACGAAGAAGAAATTAGTGGATGTGGATGTGAATGTAGTGGGTGAAGTAGTTGATAAAAGGGTTAGAAAATCTGATTCTATATCTGCTAGCTGCTGCGATGACTATAATCATATAGAGGAATTTGACGGGTTAAAAGAATTGGATaagccaaaaaagaaaaaaacaaaatttgaaaagTACCTTGAATTGGAAAATGACACAATTTCAGCTGAGGAGGATCTTGCTTTGGAGAAAAAGCTTGCGAAGAAGCTCAAGATTAAGGGAGGAAAATTAAATCGAGATGATGATGGTATTAATACGTTATTTGATGGCATTCCTTCTGCTCTTGAATTGTTTGAGGGTGAAAAACTCCAAGGTCCTCGAAAGGTTTTGGATGAAACATTGCATAGAAAATCTAAAAGCTTGAAGTCAGTCAAGCAAAAGCAAGTCATAGAAGGAGAGCAAGATCAGGATCAGGTGTCTGTAAAGACAACTGATAAAGCACTTAGAACATCTTACCCAGCAACATCTTCAGGTATTGAGGTGGGACTGGGAAAACTTCTTTCTGCTCAATCTGCATTTGGaggaaatacaaaatatattgccCCACACTTGAGATCTCATATGGGAAATGAATCACAGCACCATGCTCAAATTCGTAGACGAGTCCGAG GTCTTTTGAATAGGCTCTCTGAATCTAATGTGGAATCAATCACTGGTGATATGTCTACAATCTTCCAT ACAGTTGATTGCAGTCTTCgttcattaattataattgaagagGTTTTGGCATCATGTTCCGGAGGTCCACGTGGCAATGAACA ATATGCAGCAGTATTTGCATCTTTTGTTGCTGGCATGGCTAGCTTAGTTGGTATTGACTTCAGTGCCAAGCTTCTAGCTTCTCTGGCAAGAAATTTTGAG GATGAGTACCTGAAAGAAGACACTATGTCATTGCGGAATCTGACTCTTCTATTTTCATATTTGTACACATTTGGCGTTTTCTCTAG TGACTTAATGTATGACTTCTTGGTAATTCTGAGTAAGAGACTGACAGAAGCTGATGTTTCTACAATTTTGGCAGTCTTACAAT CTTGTGGTATGAAATTGAGAGGTGAtgatcctgttggtatgaagaattttataattagCATTCAGAACAGGGTTAATGAATTGAAGACCTTATCTAGAGATGCACAATCCAGTCTTGACAGCAAAAGG ATGGAGTTCATGCTTGAGACAATATGTGatataaaaaacaataagaagAGGCCCAAGGAGGAAACCATGCAGCTTACCCGAATAAAAAAATGGCTACAGAAG CTCAGAGTGGATGATATTCTACTTCGAGGATTAAGGTGGAGCAAGCTTCTTGATCCAGATAAGAGAGGTCAGTGGTGGTTGTGTGGGGATTTCAATGTGAATTCTAATCAAAACAATATTAGGGAGGTTGCAAACACAATTGACATGGAGGTCGTTGAGACTCAAAAAATGCTCCAGCTTGCTGCCACACAGAGGATGAACACAGATGTGAGGAGAGCAATTTTCTGTGTAATAATGAGCGGTGAGGACTACATTGATGCATTTGAGAAGCTTCTAAGATTGGACTTGCCTGGGAAGCAG GATAGGGAGATAATGCGAGTTCTGTTAGAATGTTGCTTACAGGAGAAAGTATTTAATAAGTATTATTGTGCACTAACATCTAAGTTATGCAGCCACGATAAGAACCATAAGTTCACTCTGCAG TATTGCCTTTGGGACCATTTCAAGGAAGTGGAGTCGATGGAACTGATGAGATCAATGCACCTCTCAAAATTCGTTGCAGAGATGCTCGCATCTTATACTCTTTCCCTTTCGGTCTTAAAGGTGGTTGATCTAGGTGATGTCACACAATTAACTCCAAAAAGGATTATGCATTTCCGGATGCTTTTCGAAGCCATCTTTGAGTTCCCAGATAAACTTGTATGGAACATTTTTACTCGAATTGCTTTGCCAGAGCATGAGTCCCTTTGTAACGGGATTGTCATCTTTGTACGAGAATATGTTGCAAATGGTCACAAGTCTCTAGCAGGTAAATTCAAGATTGCTAAGAAGGCCATTAACAATGTTGAAGGAGTACTAATGTGA